A single window of Pyrus communis chromosome 10, drPyrComm1.1, whole genome shotgun sequence DNA harbors:
- the LOC137746924 gene encoding disease resistance protein RUN1-like, whose translation MTAHEASSSSSSKSKLWNYNVFLSFSGEDTRKGFTGHLHAALKDKGYRVFIDEDDLERGEKIKEKLFLAIEESRISIIVFSKRYANSSWCLDELVKIMECRSKLGRRVLPIFYHVNPSHVRKQDGDLAKAFQKHENRIGAEKDDKKREAKQERVKQWREALTEAANLSGHPIQITDNGHEATLVREIVDKITTEWLPRVKKLNVAKYPIGINSRVRDIISYLSGGGSNDVVMVGIWGMGGLGKTTVAKAIYNQIHHKFEFKSFLADVSNTTSKHGLVYLQEKLISEVLKQKFQISNVDEGINLIEEQFSHRRVLVIVDNIDEVKQLDAIVGDRNWFGPGSRIIITTRDEHLLNQVDKTVMAQKMNEEEALELFSWHAFGYTSPNTGYYELSKQVVSYCGGLPLALEVLGSFLIKRNVAEWRSQLEKLKRTPAGGIIKRLRISFEGLDDTQKAIFLDISCFFIGWDKDYVAKVLDECEFSAAIEISVLRERCLVTVERNELNMHDLLREMARVIISEKSLDHPGNWSRLWNPREVINVLINKSGTEEVEGLSLHLSILDFKSYEFSTEAFTNMKKLRLLQLNNVQLKGKYKHLPKELIWLCWRGFLLQSIPDGFFNQEKLVFLDMQGSQLVQVWEGSKSFQKLKILDLSYSFFLIKSPDVSQLPNLEKLILEGCDKLSEIHPSTGHLGMLSLVNLKGCKMLSSLPKDFYKSKSVKTLCLNHCSKFRELHKNLQYMSSLIILEADYTAIKQVSPSRTDDEIPTNLGKSYYLRDLHLQGNVFHTLPNLSGLSKLQTLMLDGCFNLRAILDLPTNLKFLYAPRCNALETMPNFSKMSNMRELDVRHSTKLTEVPGLDKSSNSMTWIHMQGCANLTSDFRKNILQGWTSCGFGGILLHGNYVPDWFEFVNDGNKVSFDIPPSDDHNFEGLTLFCVYNQQNSNNEYLSLAITVINNTKCTKLRACISLEVFDENRETTLWQGQLSNDKLNLQGGDKVEVEIVIVEPDYSGSLKRIGVHLVWDKPLKENIHNLDRAGYVLSHIQLGSMVRHNESGDASSSSHI comes from the exons ATGACAGCCCACGAAGCCtcctcttcatcttcatccAAGTCAAAACTTTGGAATTACAACGTGTTCTTGAGCTTCAGTGGCGAAGACACGCGCAAGGGCTTCACGGGCCACCTCCACGCGGCTTTAAAAGACAAAGGATACAGGGTCTTTATTGATGAGGACGATCTAGAAAGAggggaaaaaataaaagagaaactgTTCTTGGCAATCGAAGAGTCGAGGATCTCTATCATTGTCTTCTCAAAGAGGTATGCTAATTCAAGTTGGTGTCTTGACGAGCTAGTGAAGATCATGGAGTGCAGATCCAAACTGGGGCGACGTGTTTTGCCAATATTCTATCATGTTAATCCTTCACATGTTAGGAAGCAGGACGGAGATTTAGCCAAAGCATTTCAGAAGCACGAGAACAGAATCGGTGCAGAAAAAGATGACAAGAAACGTGAAGCTAAACAAGAAAGGGTAAAGCAGTGGAGAGAGGCTCTTACTGAAGCTGCAAATTTGTCTGGCCACCCTATTCAAATCACTGACAATGG GCATGAAGCAACGCTTGTTAGAGAAATTGTTGACAAGATTACTACGGAATGGCTTCCAAGGGTAAAAAAACTAAATGTGGCCAAGTACCCAATTGGAATCAATTCTCGCGTTCGAGATATTATCAGTTATCTTTCAGGTGGTGGATCAAATGACGTTGTCATGGTTGGAATTTGGGGGATGGGTGGATTGGGTAAAACAACAGTTGCCAAAGCCATTTATAACCAAATTCACCATAAGTTTGAATTCAAAAGTTTCCTTGCCGACGTTAGCAACACTACAAGTAAACATGGTCTGGTTTATTTgcaagaaaaacttatttcTGAGGTCTTGAAACAGAAGTTTCAAATAAGCAATGTTGATGAAGGTATCAATCTGATAGAAGAACAATTTTCACATAGAAGGGTACTGGTCATCGTGGACAATATTGATGAAGTCAAACAGTTGGATGCAATAGTTGGAGATCGCAATTGGTTTGGTCCAGGCAGTAGAATTATCATAACAACACGAGATGAACATTTACTAAATCAAGTGGATAAGACAGTTATGGCTCAGAAAatgaatgaagaagaagctctGGAGCTCTTTAGTTGGCATGCCTTTGGATATACATCGCCTAACACAGGATATTATGAACTCTCAAAACAAGTTGTTTCTTACTGTGGAGGTTTGCCACTAGcccttgaagttttaggttcttTTTTGATTAAAAGAAACGTAGCAGAGTGGAGAAGTCAATTGGAGAAACTAAAACGAACTCCTGCTGGAGGAATAATAAAACGACTAAGAATAAGCTTTGAAGGGCTAGATGATACACAGAAGGCTATATTCCTTGACATATCTTGTTTCTTTATTGGATGGGATAAGGACTATGTCGCAAAAGTATTAGATGAATGTGAATTTTCTGCAGCAATAGAAATTAGTGTCCTTCGTGAACGTTGCCTTGTAACTGTTGAACGCAACGAGTTGAATATGCATGATTTGCTTCGAGAAATGGCAAGAGtaatcatttctgaaaaatccCTTGATCATCCTGGAAATTGGAGTAGGTTGTGGAATCCTCGAGAGGTCATCAatgtattaataaataaatct GGAACTGAAGAAGTTGAAGGACTTTCTCTACATTTATCAATACTAGATTTCAAAAGCTATGAGTTCAGTACAGAAGCATTTACCAATATGAAGAAACTGAGATTGCTTCAGCTCAACAACGTGCAGCTCAAGGGAAAATACAAACATCTTCCCAAAGAGTTGATATGGTTGTGCTGGCGTGGATTCCTTTTGCAGTCCATACCAGATGGCTTTTTTAATCAAGAGAAACTAGTTTTTCTGGACATGCAGGGTAGCCAATTGGTACAAGTTTGGGAGGGTTCCAAG TCGTTTCAGAAGTTGAAAATCCTTGATCTCAGTTATTCCTTTTTCCTAATTAAATCACCCGACGTTTCACAACTCCCAAATCTTGAAAAGCTGATATTGGAAGGCTGTGACAAATTGTCAGAGATTCACCCCTCCACTGGTCATCTTGGAATGCTTTCTTTGGTGAACCTTAAAGGATGCAAAATGCTTAGTTCTCTTCCAAAGGATTTCTATAAGTCAAAATCTGTTAAGACTCTTTGTCTTAATCACTGTTCAAAATTCAGAGAACTGCATAAGAATTTACAATATATGAGCTCGTTGATAATTCTTGAAGCAGATTATACAGCTATAAaacaagtatcaccttccaggA CTGATGATGAAATCCCTACGAATCTTGGGAAATCATATTATTTACGAGATTTGCATCTTCAAGGGAATGTTTTTCATACCCTACCCAACCTCAGTGGTCTTTCAAAGCTTCAAACATTGATGTTAGATGGATGCTTTAACCTTCGTGCGATCCTTGATTTAccaacaaatttgaaatttctatATGCGCCTCGTTGCAATGCATTGGAAACAATGCCTAATTTTTCGAAAATGTCAAATATGAGAGAACTGGATGTAAGACATTCGACCAAACTCACTGAGGTTCCAGGCTTGGATAAGTCATCAAACTCCATGACATGGATTCATATGCAAGGGTGCGCCAATCTCACATCTGATTTTAGGAAGAACATCTTACag GGATGGACTTCTTGCGGTTTTGGTGGCATTTTACTCCATGGGAATTATGTTCCTGATTGGTTTGAATTTGTCAACGATGGCAATAAAGTCAGTTTTGATATTCCTCCGAGTGATGATCATAATTTTGAAGGGCTGACTCTGTTTTGTGTTTACAACCAACAAAATAGCAACAATGAATATCTTTCTCTTGCCATTACTGTTATAAATAATACCAAGTGTACTAAGTTGCGGGCCTGCATAAGCTTAGAAGTGTTTGATGAGAATAGAGAGACTACGCTTTGGCAGGGACAATTATCGAACGATAAGCTCAATTTGCAAGGTGGGGATAAAGTTGAAGTTGAAATAGTTATTGTGGAACCTGATTATTCTGGGTCATTGAAGAGAATAGGGGTTCATCTAGTATGGGACAAACCTTTGAAGGAAAATATTCATAATTTGGACCGAGCTGGTTATGTTTTGAGCCACATCCAGCTAGGTTCTATGGTGAGGCACAATGAAAGTGGTGATGCATCGTCATCATCACATATCTGA